The segment ATGGGAGCGCCGATTAAATCAGATCTCTAAAGGCGAGGCTTCCTCCGAGCAATTTATGAGCAATGTGCAGCGCTTTGCGGTATCCATCATTCAGAAGGTGTCCACGCAGCAGGCAGCGCCGCCTTCCATGTTTGGAGATGAGAACAGCCCAAGCTCACCGCGCACCGGGAAGCGAAGTGAGGGTCCTACAGGGACGCGGACCAAGGCAGCTTCAGGCACAGCGGGATCCTCTAAAGCTGCGAAGACGGGGCGAACATCATCAGCAGCCTCCGCCGTGGACACGAGAGTGAAGACGACGTTAGGCAGTTGTCCTGTTGAGGGCTGCGGCGGACACATTATTGAGGGACGCAAAGGCTATGGCTGCTCCAGCTTTAAATCCGGCTGTACATTTGTCATCTGGAAGGAGTTTGCCGGCAAAACGATCTCACAGGCAATGCTGAAATCACTCCTGAGCCAGGGGCGAACACAGCTCTTGTCCTTTAAGGATGAGCGGGGCCATCCCTTTAAAGCGAGAATTGTGCAGCAGCGTCCCGACAGCGGACAGCTTCGGGTGGAGCGGGAGCAAGGATCATGAAGCAGCACGTTTATCAAATGTCAAACAGGCAGAAGGCGCTCTCTATTAGAGTGCCTTCTGCCTGTTTGTAGTGAGGAAATTAAAGGGAGGTCTGTGTGAGATGGCTCGTAATAATTTCTGGCACCTCTGTCAGGGCCTCCACGGTGTATAAAATATTGTGGGGCTGCTTCTTTAACTCCACCATATTGTACTGCCATTCCGTTTCCTGCTTCAAATAAATGGTGTTAATGCCTGCCGTCAAAGCCGGCATAACATCCGTACGCAGGGAGTTGCCGACCATCCAGGTACGGGTGCGCTCGAAGCTTCGCATCTGGAGAATTTCCTCCAGGGCATGAATATTTTTGTGCTGACGAATGTAGATCCGGTCGTCAAAATACTGGAAAAGCTTCATCTGCTGAATCTTGCGCTGCTGAATCTTTGTCTCTCCTCCTGTGTACAAGTAGAGGTGATGACCGGATTCCTGCAAAGCGTTCAGCGTTTCGACCATCCCGGGATAGGCCTCAACCTCCTGATCGTAGACGCTCAGTCCCAGCTGATACAGCTCCTGCTCCTCTGAGGTGACCGGCGTTCTGCGGTGCCGCTTGCTGAAGAAGCGATAAGTGGCAATCAGCGATTCCGGAAAGTTGCTGCTGGCAAAGCCCAGCTTGTTAATCCCCTCGACATCAATTTCGATCTGCTTGGAACGCACTTCCTCTGTGGTCACGCCGTAATCCCGAAACCAGTCTGTGATCTGCTCGAAGTAGGCGGCCAGAATCAAATCAAAATACTTATTGCAATGAATTAACGTATCATCCATGTCAAAAATAATATGCTGGTTCATGCTGTTCATGCTCTCACTCCTCACAACATCTCTCTCTAGTATACCGCTATTAGGTTAACCGCATGTAAGATTCCAGAAACATTTGCAGCTCCGCGGCTCCATCCGGTCTTAAGCTAAAACGGCCATTCTCATCGGTAGTATCAACATGAGAACGCAGCAGTCCTGCTGCTCTCAGAATAACCAGATGATGAAGCAGCCTTTCGTCGGATAAGGCCAGGTGCTTTCCGATTTCGCCGACGGTCTTGGGCTCATGCGCCACAAATCGCAGCAGGCGGAGACGTTCCGGATGGGCGAGGGCGTCGGTCATGCGAAGCAGCACCATCGGCGGGTCGTCCTCATTGTCCTCTGGCACATCGACCGGATACTGAATCAGCAGCAGGTTTTCATAAAAGCAGTATGTATTAATGGGACGAAAATGAACACCCGGAAACAAAATGACGCTCGTGACAGGCAAATTGTCAAGAATTACGCCGCCGGTTGCATATTCAACCAGGCTCTCCGGCTCCATCTTGCTTAGCAAAATACTCTTTTCTTGAGCATCCTCTTCCAGCAGAAGGCGGTATTCATGTTCAGCCTCTTGAAAATAATGATGGTACCATAGGCGCATCAGGGCAGGATAAGTATCAATCACGCGCTGCAGCTCATCCTGAGACAGGACGGGCATATAGGTTATCAGGCGAGAATACAGCTCTTCCACAGGGGTGCTGTCCAGCCAATCCAGGAACGCCGCGGGCTGATCGTCCATATGAGGGTCGCGTAGCATAATCAGGGCGTACAGAACATCGAAATCTAGAAACGGGCAGTTAC is part of the Paenibacillus algicola genome and harbors:
- a CDS encoding HAD family hydrolase, with product MNSMNQHIIFDMDDTLIHCNKYFDLILAAYFEQITDWFRDYGVTTEEVRSKQIEIDVEGINKLGFASSNFPESLIATYRFFSKRHRRTPVTSEEQELYQLGLSVYDQEVEAYPGMVETLNALQESGHHLYLYTGGETKIQQRKIQQMKLFQYFDDRIYIRQHKNIHALEEILQMRSFERTRTWMVGNSLRTDVMPALTAGINTIYLKQETEWQYNMVELKKQPHNILYTVEALTEVPEIITSHLTQTSL
- a CDS encoding ArsR/SmtB family transcription factor, yielding MKYKVSVDVSVVYECLSSFMIYVTKKWTDNLDIGPSFMQDLDQRLPEEVKSKLNEARNCPFLDFDVLYALIMLRDPHMDDQPAAFLDWLDSTPVEELYSRLITYMPVLSQDELQRVIDTYPALMRLWYHHYFQEAEHEYRLLLEEDAQEKSILLSKMEPESLVEYATGGVILDNLPVTSVILFPGVHFRPINTYCFYENLLLIQYPVDVPEDNEDDPPMVLLRMTDALAHPERLRLLRFVAHEPKTVGEIGKHLALSDERLLHHLVILRAAGLLRSHVDTTDENGRFSLRPDGAAELQMFLESYMRLT